Proteins found in one Arthrobacter pascens genomic segment:
- a CDS encoding ABC transporter permease gives MGATSPAPRKKSLLDRLPVSSHIRQSVGLQRTMLLIGVVLCAVFVVAAAFAPLLAPYGYSQISDAAGSFPAQAEPGGKHLWGTTVGGYDVLSRVIWGSQTAAAVIVAAVLMSIFLGVFLGLVSGYFGGWLDRILVVIADAIYAFPTLLVAIVMSIAINKGQSGFWGGILACGFAITAVFVPQYFRVIRAETIRLKAEPFVESAQVVGASSARIISRHIFANATRTLPLIFTLNASEAILTLAGLGFLGFGIEPSSAAEWGFDLNKAMSDASSGIWWTGVFPGLAIVLAVVGLTLVGESINDLNDPRLRGRRAAGAKGGPGPSTAAAQAAISADVRGL, from the coding sequence ATGGGAGCTACATCACCAGCACCGAGAAAGAAGTCCTTGCTGGACCGGCTTCCGGTCTCTTCCCACATCCGCCAGAGCGTTGGCCTGCAACGCACCATGCTGCTCATCGGCGTCGTGCTTTGTGCCGTCTTTGTGGTGGCCGCTGCTTTTGCGCCGCTGCTGGCTCCCTACGGATATTCCCAGATTTCCGATGCCGCCGGTTCGTTCCCGGCTCAGGCCGAACCCGGTGGCAAGCATCTGTGGGGTACAACTGTTGGCGGCTACGATGTCCTGTCCCGGGTGATCTGGGGATCGCAGACAGCAGCGGCGGTGATTGTTGCTGCCGTGCTGATGTCCATCTTCCTGGGGGTATTCCTGGGACTGGTCAGCGGCTACTTCGGCGGCTGGCTGGACCGCATACTGGTGGTGATCGCTGACGCAATTTACGCGTTCCCGACGCTCCTCGTGGCCATCGTGATGTCGATTGCGATAAACAAGGGACAGTCTGGATTCTGGGGCGGCATCCTGGCCTGCGGGTTCGCCATCACGGCAGTGTTTGTACCGCAGTATTTCCGGGTGATCCGCGCGGAAACCATCCGGCTCAAGGCCGAACCGTTTGTGGAATCAGCCCAGGTTGTTGGCGCCTCCAGCGCCAGGATCATTAGTCGGCACATCTTCGCCAACGCCACCCGGACCCTGCCTCTGATCTTTACGCTCAACGCCTCCGAAGCCATCCTCACACTGGCTGGGTTGGGCTTCCTGGGCTTCGGTATCGAGCCAAGCTCCGCCGCCGAATGGGGCTTTGACCTGAACAAGGCGATGTCAGATGCCTCCTCCGGCATTTGGTGGACCGGTGTGTTCCCCGGCCTGGCCATTGTATTGGCGGTGGTCGGCCTCACCCTCGTAGGAGAAAGCATCAACGACCTGAACGACCCCCGCCTTCGCGGACGCAGGGCGGCCGGCGCCAAGGGCGGCCCGGGACCATCAACGGCGGCCGCGCAGGCTGCCATCTCAGCGGATGTGAGGGGACTGTGA
- a CDS encoding ABC transporter ATP-binding protein produces MTVNIDPVSDQSRPANQPVLEIDHLKVTFATDGGDVYAVKDVSLDVRAGEVLAIVGESGSGKTVTAKTILGLLPETATSGGAVLINGNNVISVSASKLRQIRGRDVAMVFQEPSTALNPVFTVGWQIAEGIRAHAGGAGGKRVSAKVAKARAIEALRKVGIPDPEHRVNYYPHQFSGGQKQRVVIAAALALNPGLIVADEPTTALDVTVQAEILQLLRDLRDKYGTSIVLITHNMGVVADLADRVVVMYQGDVVEEATSRMLFAQPKKDYTKKLLAAVPHLGHNSASAGMTERAHQKAKVLVEAKDLTIEYPGRLGAPSFKAVDGVSFTVSEGEVFGLVGESGSGKTTIGRAIAGLNRTTGGSLKVLGYEMLNLKERTFKPLRKDIGFVFQDPAASFNPQLTIGDCVAEPMIIHTKPSPAQARKRVGELLESVQLPASYADRFPHELSGGQRQRASLARALILNPKLLIADEPTSALDVSVQAKVLELFKEIQREFGFAALFISHDLAVVDILSHWVGVLYKGKLVEQGIGSQVMGAPQHEYTKRLIASLPVPDPDEQARRREEHRTLLGI; encoded by the coding sequence GTGACCGTCAATATTGATCCGGTATCTGACCAGTCCAGGCCGGCGAACCAGCCCGTCCTGGAGATAGACCACCTCAAAGTCACGTTCGCCACCGACGGCGGCGACGTTTACGCCGTCAAGGACGTTAGCCTCGATGTTCGCGCCGGTGAGGTTCTGGCCATCGTGGGTGAATCAGGCTCCGGCAAGACGGTGACCGCCAAGACTATTCTTGGGCTGCTCCCGGAGACCGCCACCAGCGGCGGCGCCGTACTTATCAATGGAAACAACGTCATCAGCGTCAGCGCATCGAAGCTGCGGCAGATCCGCGGGCGCGACGTGGCCATGGTGTTCCAGGAGCCCTCCACTGCGTTGAACCCGGTGTTCACCGTGGGCTGGCAGATTGCCGAGGGAATCCGGGCCCACGCCGGAGGCGCTGGCGGCAAGCGGGTCTCGGCCAAAGTTGCCAAGGCCCGTGCCATTGAGGCGCTGCGGAAGGTGGGGATTCCGGATCCAGAACACCGCGTTAATTACTATCCGCACCAGTTCTCGGGAGGGCAGAAGCAGCGTGTGGTCATCGCGGCGGCCCTGGCCCTGAACCCCGGGCTGATTGTGGCCGATGAACCCACCACGGCACTTGACGTCACCGTCCAGGCGGAGATTCTTCAGTTGCTGCGGGACCTGCGGGACAAGTACGGGACCTCCATAGTGCTGATTACGCACAACATGGGCGTGGTGGCTGATCTGGCCGACCGCGTCGTGGTGATGTACCAGGGCGACGTGGTGGAGGAAGCAACCTCGCGCATGCTGTTCGCGCAACCCAAAAAGGACTACACCAAGAAGTTGCTGGCGGCAGTGCCCCACCTGGGGCACAACTCGGCGTCGGCGGGCATGACGGAGCGCGCCCACCAAAAGGCAAAGGTCTTGGTGGAGGCCAAGGACCTGACGATCGAGTACCCTGGCCGGTTGGGGGCTCCGTCCTTCAAGGCCGTTGACGGGGTCAGCTTCACGGTCTCGGAGGGCGAAGTCTTCGGGCTCGTGGGCGAATCCGGCTCCGGAAAGACCACCATCGGCCGGGCCATTGCGGGACTGAACCGGACAACGGGCGGCAGCCTTAAGGTGCTGGGCTACGAGATGCTGAATCTCAAGGAGCGCACTTTCAAGCCGCTGCGGAAGGACATCGGGTTCGTCTTCCAGGATCCTGCGGCGTCCTTCAACCCGCAGCTGACCATCGGCGACTGCGTCGCGGAGCCGATGATCATCCACACCAAACCTTCTCCGGCGCAGGCGCGCAAACGCGTCGGTGAGCTGCTCGAATCAGTACAGTTGCCGGCGTCGTACGCTGACCGCTTCCCGCACGAGCTATCCGGCGGACAGCGTCAGCGGGCCTCGCTGGCCCGGGCGCTGATCCTTAACCCGAAGCTGCTGATCGCGGACGAGCCGACGTCGGCCCTGGACGTTTCCGTGCAGGCAAAGGTACTGGAGCTGTTCAAGGAGATCCAGAGGGAGTTTGGCTTCGCAGCACTGTTCATCAGCCACGACCTTGCAGTGGTGGATATCCTTTCTCACTGGGTGGGCGTGCTGTACAAAGGCAAACTGGTGGAGCAGGGCATCGGCAGCCAGGTCATGGGAGCGCCGCAGCATGAATACACCAAGCGGCTGATCGCCTCCCTTCCCGTGCCGGACCCGGACGAACAGGCACGACGCCGGGAGGAACACCGCACGCTGCTTGGTATCTGA
- a CDS encoding ABC transporter substrate-binding protein encodes MTKSTKALRSAIALTGVSAFALTACTGPSGGGGGSTASENANSVIAYGTTDKVTALDPAGSYDNGSFMVMNQIYSFLLNSKPGGAEPTPDLAESASFTTPTEFTVKLKGDLKWANGHVLDSKDVKFSFDRQVKISDPNGPASLLTNIESIATPDATTVVFTLEKANDQTFPQILTSPAAPIVDDEVFPADKLLSDDEIVKANAFHGQYVIDSFNKNTLVSLKAWPDYKGVLGKPANAGATIKYYTDQTNMKLEVKGGQIDVANRSLSATDIDDLKKDSNVKVHVGPGGEMRYIVFNFDTMPFGAKTPEADPKKALAVRQAAADLIDRQAISDQVYKGTYLPMWSNVPSGFAGANESFKEAYGDGSGKPSLDKAKKVMADAGITGPVNIKLQYNPDHYGNSSGDEYAMIKDQLEKSGLFTVDLQSTEWVTYNTASKKDSYPVFQLGWFPDFSDADNYLTPFFVGGGFMNNHYSNAEVETLIAKQLITADKAEREKTIQEVQNLLAKDISTLPLLQGAQVAVSGTNVKGVDSTLDASFKFRLGTISK; translated from the coding sequence ATGACAAAGAGCACCAAAGCCTTGCGGAGCGCAATCGCGCTCACAGGCGTTTCCGCTTTCGCATTGACTGCCTGCACGGGCCCCTCAGGCGGCGGCGGTGGCAGTACAGCATCCGAGAATGCAAACAGCGTCATTGCGTATGGCACCACGGATAAGGTCACCGCACTGGATCCGGCGGGCTCGTACGACAACGGTTCGTTCATGGTGATGAACCAGATTTACTCCTTCCTCTTAAACTCCAAGCCTGGTGGTGCCGAACCCACGCCGGACCTGGCCGAATCGGCCTCGTTCACCACGCCCACGGAATTCACTGTCAAGTTGAAGGGCGACCTTAAATGGGCCAATGGACACGTGCTGGATTCAAAGGACGTCAAGTTCTCCTTTGATCGACAGGTCAAGATCAGCGATCCCAACGGCCCCGCATCGTTGTTGACCAACATTGAATCCATTGCCACGCCGGACGCCACTACCGTGGTTTTCACGCTGGAGAAGGCCAACGACCAAACGTTCCCGCAGATTCTGACCAGCCCTGCCGCCCCGATCGTTGACGATGAAGTTTTCCCGGCAGACAAGCTCCTCAGCGACGATGAGATTGTCAAAGCCAATGCCTTCCACGGCCAATACGTCATTGACTCCTTCAACAAGAACACGCTGGTCAGCCTGAAGGCGTGGCCCGACTACAAGGGCGTACTTGGCAAGCCAGCCAACGCTGGGGCGACCATCAAGTACTACACAGATCAGACCAACATGAAGTTGGAGGTCAAGGGCGGGCAGATCGATGTTGCCAACCGGAGCCTGAGCGCCACGGACATCGACGACCTCAAGAAGGACTCCAACGTCAAGGTCCATGTGGGACCCGGCGGCGAGATGCGGTACATCGTCTTCAACTTCGACACCATGCCGTTCGGCGCAAAGACTCCGGAAGCGGATCCGAAGAAGGCGCTTGCCGTCCGGCAGGCCGCAGCTGATCTCATCGACCGCCAGGCCATTTCGGACCAGGTCTACAAGGGCACGTACTTGCCCATGTGGTCCAACGTTCCGTCCGGTTTCGCCGGCGCCAATGAGTCCTTCAAGGAAGCCTATGGGGACGGCTCCGGCAAGCCCAGCCTGGACAAGGCAAAAAAGGTCATGGCCGACGCCGGCATCACAGGCCCCGTCAACATCAAGCTGCAGTACAACCCTGACCACTATGGCAATTCATCAGGTGATGAATACGCGATGATCAAGGACCAGCTGGAGAAGAGCGGACTGTTCACAGTGGATCTCCAGTCAACCGAATGGGTTACTTACAACACGGCTTCGAAGAAAGACAGCTACCCCGTCTTCCAGCTCGGCTGGTTCCCGGACTTCAGCGATGCTGACAACTACCTCACACCCTTCTTCGTGGGCGGTGGCTTCATGAATAACCACTACTCCAACGCTGAGGTCGAGACGCTGATCGCCAAACAGCTCATTACAGCTGATAAGGCAGAGCGTGAGAAGACGATACAGGAGGTCCAGAACCTGCTTGCCAAGGACATCTCAACCCTGCCGTTGCTGCAAGGTGCACAGGTGGCCGTTTCAGGGACCAACGTGAAAGGCGTGGACTCCACACTGGATGCGTCGTTTAAGTTCCGGCTCGGGACCATTTCCAAGTAA
- a CDS encoding helix-turn-helix transcriptional regulator: MRRLPWVRRIAAVASLGDEKRRQLFELVTASDQAVGRDDAALALGLPRSTASFHLDRLVEDGMLAVEFHKPAEKAGPGSGRPAKMYRPAVHEVGASVPDRNYDLAGELMATAIEDSVAAGRPVRESLLAASYGTGRAMAAGSGSLEVFLSAEGYQPEPDGKGGFVLVNCPFHRLSDGHPAVVCAMNGAFLSGAAAGCGESEERVAKNSAPGQCCARITPP; this comes from the coding sequence ATGCGCAGACTTCCGTGGGTGCGCCGGATTGCGGCCGTCGCCTCGCTGGGTGACGAGAAGCGCCGCCAGCTTTTCGAACTGGTGACGGCCTCAGACCAGGCAGTGGGGCGAGATGACGCCGCGCTGGCCCTGGGGCTGCCGAGGAGTACGGCATCGTTTCATCTGGACAGGCTGGTGGAGGATGGCATGCTGGCTGTTGAATTTCATAAACCGGCCGAAAAAGCGGGCCCGGGCTCGGGCCGACCTGCCAAAATGTACCGGCCTGCCGTGCACGAGGTAGGCGCCTCTGTCCCGGACCGGAATTACGATCTCGCCGGCGAATTGATGGCCACCGCCATTGAGGATTCCGTGGCCGCGGGCCGGCCGGTCCGTGAGTCTCTGCTGGCGGCGTCGTATGGGACGGGCCGGGCCATGGCGGCGGGGAGTGGCAGCCTTGAAGTCTTCCTGTCGGCGGAGGGCTATCAGCCTGAGCCTGACGGAAAAGGCGGCTTCGTGCTGGTGAACTGCCCCTTCCATCGGCTCTCTGATGGGCACCCGGCGGTGGTCTGCGCCATGAACGGCGCTTTTCTGAGTGGGGCGGCTGCGGGCTGTGGGGAATCGGAGGAGCGGGTGGCGAAAAACAGTGCGCCCGGCCAATGCTGCGCCAGGATTACGCCGCCCTGA
- a CDS encoding NAD(P)/FAD-dependent oxidoreductase, which yields MAAENDAGRIVIAGGGLAGATAAQTLRSEGHTGPVILLGMEKHIPYLRPPLSKEYLLGKAAEDTVPVVPEGWYGENDVDLRLGVSVTGIHPDARSVDLSDGTSLHYGSLLLATGATPRRLTLAGSELSGVSTFRTLDDSRRLRLSLGAGGKNVVMIGSGWIGMELAAAAATYGNKVTLLGLEDIPLAAAIGPDLGRFFRSLHEANGVSFRLPASAREIIGEAGTVTGVVTDSGELLRADVVIIAVGVDPGAQLARGAGLEMDNGILTDASLRTSAPGIFAAGDVANALHPFTGEHHRSEHWSNALNGGKVAAKAMLGQDATHSTIPYFYTDQFDVSMEYSGFPTLAEGAVPVIRGSLERKEFIAFWQRDSRVVAGMSVNWPRKARPGAQKTIKALISARTPVRPERLADGSVGLDQLLPEA from the coding sequence ATGGCTGCAGAAAACGATGCTGGAAGAATCGTGATCGCCGGGGGCGGGCTGGCCGGGGCCACGGCGGCGCAGACACTCCGTTCCGAAGGCCACACCGGTCCGGTGATCCTGCTCGGCATGGAGAAGCACATTCCCTACCTGCGGCCTCCCCTGTCGAAGGAATATCTGCTGGGCAAGGCTGCCGAGGACACCGTCCCGGTGGTGCCGGAAGGCTGGTACGGGGAGAACGACGTCGACCTCCGCCTGGGCGTCTCTGTCACCGGCATCCACCCGGATGCGCGGAGCGTAGATCTGAGCGACGGAACGTCGCTGCACTACGGCTCCCTGCTGCTCGCCACCGGGGCAACACCACGCAGACTGACGCTGGCAGGAAGCGAACTGTCCGGTGTTTCGACTTTCCGCACCCTGGACGACAGCAGGCGGCTGCGGCTCAGCCTTGGGGCCGGCGGAAAGAACGTTGTGATGATCGGCTCGGGCTGGATCGGCATGGAACTCGCGGCAGCCGCAGCGACATATGGCAACAAGGTGACCCTGCTCGGATTGGAGGACATCCCCCTTGCCGCCGCCATCGGCCCCGACCTGGGACGCTTCTTCCGGTCCCTCCACGAAGCAAACGGTGTAAGTTTCCGCCTTCCCGCGTCAGCCCGCGAAATCATCGGGGAAGCCGGAACCGTCACGGGCGTAGTCACAGATTCCGGAGAACTGCTCCGGGCCGACGTCGTGATCATCGCCGTGGGGGTGGATCCGGGGGCGCAGCTCGCACGCGGTGCGGGACTCGAGATGGACAACGGCATCCTGACCGACGCGTCTCTCCGGACCAGCGCACCCGGCATCTTTGCTGCCGGCGATGTTGCCAATGCCCTGCACCCGTTTACCGGTGAACACCATCGCAGCGAGCACTGGTCAAATGCTCTAAACGGCGGAAAGGTTGCCGCCAAGGCGATGCTGGGACAGGACGCCACCCACAGCACCATTCCCTACTTCTACACGGACCAGTTTGACGTCAGCATGGAATATTCAGGCTTCCCTACGTTAGCGGAAGGGGCAGTGCCGGTGATCAGGGGTTCCTTGGAACGCAAAGAGTTCATTGCCTTCTGGCAACGGGACTCAAGGGTGGTGGCCGGCATGAGTGTCAACTGGCCGCGGAAGGCCCGGCCAGGGGCGCAGAAGACCATCAAAGCCCTGATCTCCGCGCGCACCCCGGTCCGCCCCGAGAGGCTGGCGGACGGTTCCGTGGGCCTCGATCAGCTCCTGCCGGAGGCCTGA
- a CDS encoding ABC transporter permease, producing the protein MATLIDAPPPTVAAPKSKAAGGGLGRYILIRFLLIFPTIFILVTLVFFLMRITGDPITAAQGGRLPQEQIDALVHQAGYDRNLLIQYIEYLGNIATGNFGRTISDGRPVVEMLAKFGAATLELSINAVAVALLVGIPLGMFAAHKRDKVPDAFLRTFAILCYATPVFFAGLLLKLTFSVGLGWFPVAGRASTTTELAMGRLVAPTGIYWLDALRSGDLSAFGDIVHHAVLPAVALGLLTAGVFLRLVRTNVIGTLGKDYVEAGRSRGVSEYRLVTKHAYKPALIPIITVMGLQIALLLGGAVLTETTFEWKGLGYQLAQYLTARDFVAVQGIVMLLAVIVAVTNFVVDIAAALIDPRVRY; encoded by the coding sequence ATGGCAACATTGATTGATGCGCCGCCGCCAACGGTTGCAGCCCCCAAATCCAAAGCCGCGGGAGGTGGCCTCGGGAGGTATATCCTGATCCGCTTCCTGCTCATTTTCCCGACGATCTTCATTCTCGTCACCCTGGTTTTCTTCCTTATGCGGATCACCGGCGATCCCATCACCGCCGCCCAGGGTGGGCGCCTGCCACAGGAACAGATAGACGCGTTGGTTCACCAGGCCGGCTACGACCGGAACCTTTTAATTCAGTACATCGAGTACCTTGGCAACATCGCCACCGGCAACTTCGGCCGGACTATTTCAGATGGCCGGCCCGTCGTTGAGATGCTTGCCAAGTTTGGAGCCGCCACCCTGGAACTGAGCATCAATGCCGTAGCGGTGGCGTTGCTCGTAGGAATTCCCCTCGGAATGTTTGCCGCGCACAAACGCGACAAGGTTCCGGACGCTTTCCTGCGCACGTTCGCCATCCTTTGCTATGCAACCCCTGTCTTCTTTGCGGGCCTGCTGCTGAAGCTGACTTTTTCTGTGGGGCTGGGCTGGTTCCCGGTTGCCGGCCGTGCTTCCACCACAACAGAATTGGCGATGGGCAGGCTGGTGGCGCCCACTGGCATCTACTGGCTGGACGCCCTGCGAAGCGGCGACCTTTCAGCCTTCGGCGACATCGTCCACCACGCAGTCCTGCCGGCCGTCGCGCTTGGCCTTCTGACCGCTGGCGTCTTCCTCCGCCTGGTCCGCACGAACGTGATCGGCACCCTGGGCAAGGACTATGTTGAGGCAGGCAGGTCCCGTGGAGTCAGCGAATACAGGCTGGTAACAAAGCACGCCTACAAGCCGGCACTGATCCCCATCATCACGGTGATGGGTTTGCAGATTGCACTGCTGCTCGGCGGTGCGGTGCTGACCGAAACCACCTTCGAGTGGAAGGGCCTCGGGTATCAGCTGGCGCAGTACCTCACTGCGCGTGACTTTGTGGCCGTCCAGGGCATCGTCATGCTGCTCGCCGTGATTGTGGCGGTCACCAATTTCGTGGTTGACATTGCCGCGGCCCTGATTGATCCGCGGGTGAGGTACTGA
- a CDS encoding DUF4166 domain-containing protein — MNIPIYQQALGGDFNRLQPELRDYFSLVPGSGQYGVGEGVFDVVGCRQRWLSPLLRLTSGEEAFFPEYGESIPFRIENHAHQDPFGRSSLTARREIRFPGRTRIFQDTTSVTDLDNGPQLVDYVGRYRRVVTDLNLSATAEGRLRGVSDGSRLFIGPLRLALPAALDAKAYAEQWWDASAGVNGKHRIQVKVIQPQLGLVLVYAGSFDYRLRPYSGGSSAQSYLPPYAQPDRWERRT, encoded by the coding sequence ATGAACATCCCCATCTACCAACAGGCCTTGGGCGGAGACTTCAACCGGCTGCAGCCCGAGCTCCGGGACTATTTTTCCCTGGTCCCGGGTTCCGGACAGTACGGCGTCGGCGAGGGTGTGTTCGACGTCGTGGGTTGCAGGCAGCGGTGGCTGAGTCCGCTGCTGAGGCTCACGTCCGGCGAGGAAGCGTTCTTCCCGGAGTACGGCGAAAGTATTCCGTTCAGGATCGAAAACCATGCTCATCAGGATCCCTTCGGGCGCTCCAGCCTGACCGCAAGGCGCGAGATCCGCTTCCCCGGGCGCACCCGGATTTTCCAGGACACCACCAGCGTCACTGACCTGGACAACGGTCCCCAGCTGGTGGACTACGTGGGCAGGTACCGGCGCGTGGTGACTGACCTTAACCTCAGCGCCACGGCGGAGGGCCGGCTACGCGGCGTCTCGGACGGCTCCAGGCTGTTTATCGGTCCCCTGCGCCTGGCGCTCCCGGCCGCGCTTGATGCCAAGGCCTACGCCGAGCAGTGGTGGGACGCGTCAGCGGGAGTAAACGGGAAGCACCGCATCCAGGTCAAGGTCATCCAGCCACAGCTGGGACTGGTCCTGGTGTATGCGGGAAGCTTCGACTACCGGTTGCGTCCCTACTCCGGCGGCAGCTCGGCGCAGAGCTACCTGCCGCCTTATGCCCAGCCTGACCGTTGGGAGCGCCGGACCTAG
- the mnmA gene encoding tRNA 2-thiouridine(34) synthase MnmA, which produces MRVLAAMSGGVDSAVAAARAVEAGHDVVGVHLALSRMPGTLRTGSRGCCTIEDSRDAWRACDVLGIPYYVWDFSERFKEDVVQDFIDEYAAGRTPNPCMRCNERIKFAALLEKAIALGFDAVCTGHYAKVITDAEGNPELHRAADWAKDQSYVLGVLTHEQLQHSMFPLADTPSKAEVRAEAERRGLSVANKPDSHDICFIPDGDTAGWLAEKIDMTTGDIVDETGTKVGEHPGANAFTVGQRRGLKLGTPAADGKPRFVLEIRPKENRVVVGPEALLAIDEIRGIKVSWAGLPIAEVGTGSEFDCYAQVRAHGDPVPATARMERGTEAVDAGDGVADQLVVTLTNPLRGVAPGQTVVLYQGSRVLGQATIDAARSLQRAEL; this is translated from the coding sequence ATGCGAGTTCTAGCAGCCATGAGCGGCGGAGTCGATTCCGCCGTTGCCGCAGCACGTGCCGTCGAGGCAGGCCACGACGTCGTCGGCGTCCACCTTGCGCTCTCCCGGATGCCCGGCACCTTGCGGACGGGCAGCCGGGGCTGCTGCACCATTGAAGACTCACGCGACGCCTGGCGGGCCTGCGACGTGCTGGGAATCCCGTACTACGTCTGGGATTTTTCCGAGCGCTTCAAGGAAGACGTGGTTCAGGACTTCATTGACGAGTACGCTGCCGGCCGGACCCCGAACCCCTGCATGCGGTGCAACGAGCGCATCAAGTTTGCCGCGCTGCTCGAGAAGGCTATTGCCTTGGGGTTTGACGCCGTCTGCACCGGCCACTACGCCAAAGTGATCACAGATGCCGAGGGGAACCCGGAACTTCACCGCGCCGCGGACTGGGCCAAGGACCAGAGCTACGTTCTCGGTGTCCTCACCCACGAGCAGCTCCAGCACTCCATGTTCCCGCTGGCGGACACGCCTTCCAAGGCCGAGGTGCGTGCGGAAGCCGAGCGCCGTGGCCTCTCCGTGGCCAACAAGCCTGACAGCCATGACATTTGCTTCATCCCCGACGGCGACACAGCAGGCTGGCTTGCCGAGAAGATCGACATGACCACCGGTGACATCGTGGACGAGACCGGCACCAAGGTGGGGGAGCACCCCGGGGCAAACGCCTTCACCGTGGGACAGCGCCGCGGCCTGAAGCTGGGCACGCCGGCGGCGGACGGAAAGCCCCGTTTCGTGCTGGAGATCCGGCCCAAGGAAAACAGGGTTGTGGTAGGACCCGAGGCGCTTTTGGCCATCGACGAGATCCGGGGCATCAAGGTGTCCTGGGCGGGGCTGCCCATCGCCGAAGTGGGGACGGGATCAGAGTTTGACTGCTACGCCCAAGTCCGAGCCCACGGTGACCCCGTCCCGGCCACGGCGCGGATGGAACGTGGCACGGAGGCCGTCGACGCCGGGGATGGCGTGGCGGACCAGCTGGTTGTGACGCTGACCAATCCGCTCCGTGGGGTGGCTCCTGGCCAGACCGTGGTCCTGTACCAGGGCAGCCGCGTGCTGGGGCAGGCCACCATCGACGCCGCCCGCTCGCTCCAGCGCGCCGAACTCTAG
- a CDS encoding cysteine desulfurase family protein: protein MPVYLDHAATTPLSAEALAALTRELARTGNPSSLHGSGRRARRSVEDARETIAAAAGAHPSEVIFTSGGTESDNLAVKGLYWSRSGGNPSRRRILCSAVEHHAVLDTVEWLESHEGAEVTWLPVDSDGVVDLDVLKSELTRDPESIALVTVMWANNEVGTIQPVHTIVELAHAAGVPVHSDAVQAFGSLPVDFKAAGLDAMSISGHKIGGPVGVGALLLGRAVSLTPVQHGGGQERDVRSGTLDTASIAAFAAAAQAATTQLATESARISALRDRLIDGVRQRVPEAVLRGAPGEGRLPGNAHFTFPGCEGDSLLFLLDLAGVESSTGSACTAGVPRPSHVLLAMGLDEETARGAQRFTLGHASGEADVDALLAALPGAYLKALQAGMAGHESSIQTAGTVARQASGRS from the coding sequence GTGCCCGTTTACTTGGATCATGCAGCCACCACGCCTCTTTCCGCCGAGGCGCTGGCCGCTCTGACCCGGGAACTTGCCCGTACCGGCAACCCGTCCTCGCTGCACGGCTCAGGCCGTAGGGCCCGCCGCTCGGTGGAGGACGCCCGGGAAACCATTGCCGCGGCAGCCGGTGCCCATCCCTCCGAAGTCATCTTCACGTCCGGGGGGACTGAATCGGACAACCTGGCCGTGAAGGGCCTGTACTGGTCCCGGTCCGGAGGAAACCCTTCCCGGCGCCGCATCCTCTGCTCCGCCGTCGAACACCATGCAGTACTGGACACCGTGGAATGGCTGGAAAGTCACGAGGGCGCCGAGGTCACCTGGCTGCCCGTGGACAGCGACGGCGTTGTGGACCTGGACGTTCTCAAATCTGAGCTGACCCGGGACCCGGAGTCCATCGCACTCGTGACAGTGATGTGGGCAAATAACGAAGTGGGCACCATCCAACCGGTGCACACCATCGTGGAGCTTGCGCACGCCGCGGGCGTGCCGGTCCATTCGGATGCGGTGCAGGCCTTCGGCTCGCTCCCCGTGGACTTCAAGGCCGCGGGCCTGGACGCCATGTCCATTTCCGGGCACAAGATCGGCGGCCCTGTGGGGGTGGGTGCACTGCTGCTGGGACGCGCGGTCAGCCTGACGCCGGTCCAGCACGGTGGCGGACAGGAGCGGGATGTGCGTTCCGGGACGCTCGATACGGCGTCGATTGCAGCCTTCGCGGCAGCAGCACAAGCCGCCACCACCCAGCTAGCCACCGAATCCGCACGGATCTCGGCCCTGCGCGACCGCCTGATCGACGGCGTTCGCCAGCGTGTCCCGGAGGCTGTCCTGCGTGGCGCGCCGGGGGAGGGGCGGCTTCCCGGCAACGCGCATTTCACCTTCCCTGGCTGTGAAGGTGATTCGCTGCTTTTCCTGCTGGACCTCGCGGGTGTGGAATCGTCCACAGGATCTGCCTGTACGGCCGGAGTTCCCAGGCCGTCCCACGTGCTGCTGGCCATGGGACTGGATGAGGAAACAGCCCGCGGCGCCCAGCGGTTCACCCTGGGCCATGCATCAGGCGAGGCGGACGTAGATGCCTTGCTTGCGGCCCTTCCCGGCGCGTACCTTAAGGCGCTGCAGGCAGGCATGGCAGGGCACGAATCCTCGATCCAGACCGCCGGCACCGTGGCTCGTCAGGCCTCCGGCAGGAGCTGA